The genomic interval ATAGTACTTAATCGGCAAAAAACGACGGAATTACCGTCGTTTTTTGTTTTATGTGTTCGACTGATTAACATCATTTACAATTTTTTGGAGATCTCGTTGATATTGCTCAAGTCTTTGTCTTTGTGTTTCAGATGCATTTTCTAAAGCATTATTAATTTGTTGATATGCTTCATTCACTTCTTCTGTCAAATGTTTGAGTTGTGATCCATAATCCGCTCCATCTTTCACAATATTTTCATATGCATCAAACGCATCAGTTGCGCCTTGTTGAGCGGCTTGGAAAGATTGTTGCTTGTTTTTATTGTAAGGCATTGATTGTCACATTCCTTTCATTGCATGTATAAAACCATATATTATTATGTCCTTTTCACACAAAAAATATTCACATTTTCATATGAATGTTTTTACGAAGTTAAACCATTCTAATTGTTAGGAGGGATTAAATTGACAAATAAAAATACAGGTAAAGACATGAGAAAAAACGCTCCTAAAGGGAACAATCCTGGACAACCAGAACCTCTAGATGGCTCAAAAAAAGTTAAAAACGCAAATCATACACGTCAAAAACATAATTCAAGTCACGATATGTAAGGAATGGGGCCTCCCCGTTCCTTTTCTTTTTCATTTAGGCTCTTTTCGTAAAGATTGTTGTTTTTAAAACGAAAACTATTTAAGGTTGATTGGAGCAGATTGCGCGACTCCTGCGGGAGCAGCGGAACAGGCGTTTACGCCAAGGAGGCTCACCGCCCGCCCCGCGGGAAAGCGAGCATCTCTCGCTGCAATCAACCACACCGCATTACTTGGTAAATGGCAACAAAGTATGCTAAAACAGCCTTCATTTAAAATCATTAACTCTTGCTTCTAAGCGATTTATTCATTTAACTTTCCTTTGGACAATTTCGCTCACACAAAAAAAGATTCTGAATATTATTGGTACTGGGGGTATTTACTTTTTTGATTAAAGGGAGTTTTCGTTCGATGGAGGTCAAGCAAAATGAATATGAAAAAGTGTTCAAATCCAATGAATATTGATGGAATTGAAGAATGGATGACTCAATTCTTTACAGATCCGTTTACAACCCTTCTGGATGAGCACACATTTCGAGTCGACTTATTTGAAACGAGTGAAGAATATATAATAGAAGCAGAACTAGGAGAAAAGATAAAAAAAGAAAATATTCAAATTACGACTTGTAATGAAAAAATAAAAATCTTAGTCTGTCCTGATAATAATAATCAAGATAAAGAACAGAGTATCAATGATGAATTATCAAGGAACATTAAATTTCCATTTATAGTAGAAGAAAAAGTGATTAAAG from Metabacillus sediminilitoris carries:
- a CDS encoding Hsp20/alpha crystallin family protein gives rise to the protein MNMKKCSNPMNIDGIEEWMTQFFTDPFTTLLDEHTFRVDLFETSEEYIIEAELGEKIKKENIQITTCNEKIKILVCPDNNNQDKEQSINDELSRNIKFPFIVEEKVIKATLVNGILEIKICKDGQLNHKNIKITINS
- a CDS encoding Rossmann-fold NAD(P)-binding domain-containing protein, which gives rise to MPYNKNKQQSFQAAQQGATDAFDAYENIVKDGADYGSQLKHLTEEVNEAYQQINNALENASETQRQRLEQYQRDLQKIVNDVNQSNT
- a CDS encoding small acid-soluble spore protein P; its protein translation is MTNKNTGKDMRKNAPKGNNPGQPEPLDGSKKVKNANHTRQKHNSSHDM